The Penicillium digitatum chromosome 6, complete sequence genome contains the following window.
AGCCGGCCGGGATGAACAGGGCCATTTCACAGAGACGGTTGGAGATGGTTGCGGCGAAGCAGGCCCAGATTAGCCAGCGGAGTTGCTCTTCAGTCGCGAATGCGACGAGGCGTTTGCCCCACAAGAGGATGACCGGGATGGCAAAGAGGGAGATAGTCAGCAGAAGAGTGTAGACACTGAGAGTTGCGTAGAGGAAGCCAGAGAAACGCTGAGCAAAGGTCATCTGTCGAACGGCGTCACCCCAGAGGCAAAACTTGAGCTTGACAGCTGTGTCGACAGTTCCAATTGCCCATCGCGTACGCTGCTTAAGATGTCCACCAAAGTCTTCCGGCACGGTACCAAATTGAAGAGCCTCGTGGATGTATGCGGTTTTCCATCCTCTGCCAAGCATGAGAGTCGAGGTCGCAACATCTTCAGCCAACGAACCAAGCGGGAAATTGCCAATCTCTTCAAGAGCCTCGCGTCGAACGACGTAACCAGATCCTGTGCACCAAGCCACACCGAGTGCGTCCTTGATGGGCTCAATAACATGCACGAAGAAATCCAGACTCTGAGCCAGCGGGTCGGATGCAGGGGTGTTGTAGAAAAGCTGCGGCGGGCATGCAAGGGCCATCTTGGGATCCACCAGCAAGTGGGGAAGAATCGCGCGAAGCCAGTCTTGTTCGGGAATCTATAGATTGTCAGTACTCAAAATCAAGCTTCATTGTAGACTGGGTGTTTGTAATTTACCATATCAGCATCGAGGGCAGCCATGAACTGGCCGGCGCCTCCAGGCAAAAGGTTGGTTTGGTCCAGACCATAGTTCAGGTTACCGGCCTTGAAATGGTGGGGCTTTCCGGGGATCTTTTCACGAGCCATGTATATCACATTGGGATGGTTCAAGGCGAGTTGGTTGCAGGCAGCTTCAAGGGTGAGGGAGTGGGCGTCATCCAAGATAATGACCCTCATCTGGTCGCGGGGATAGTCCTGGTCACATGCACCACGGACGGtatcgagaacaacctcgTCATCCTCTCCACAGCAAGTGATAAACACATCTACCGTAGGGCATTCAACACCGGTCAATCTCAGCTTGGCGCGgcctctcttcttcaaggccaTCATAGTCCAGCAGTTGTGCATGAGGGAGGGGATCGAAACAGCGATTTCAATGGCCACAAAGACCCAAGCTCCAGCATATGAGACATGAGCATCGTTTTGGGCCAAAATGATGCAGGCGATTCTCAGACCCAGGTAGAACAAGTAGATTCCGGTGTTGGCTAATGTGAGAAATGGTACCAGGAAAAAGACCCATCTCTTCCATCCTTTCCATGTCTCCGCATCATCGCGGTCATGAATGCGAGCAATTGATCCAGATTTGACCCAGTCCTTCTCAAATGAAGGAGGAGCTGGTGAGCTCACTAGGGGAGCAAGACTCTGGTGGCTTGCTTGCACTCCATGGTTCTGGTACTGTACGGGAAAAATTTGTTAGGTTGTGGTCTATACCGAGAACCAAGAGAATAAGGAAAAATTTAGACTAACTAAAGTTGGTGAAGCCGACCGGGAATCATACGGCGTACGTGAGTCCCAGGGTGAGTTGTTGAAGGAATCAGAGTGACCCGACATTCGTGCGGTAGGTTGAAGCCAAACTGGTTGGCCGTAATCATCGGTAGGGAGATGACCCGGTCTGACTGGAGTAAGAGGCCTCGGAGATGATGAGGACGCGGAAGGCTCTGGATGTTCGAAGCTGGTGTTTGGATGGATGCCTCGATAGGTATTCAGTTCTACCTTTTCATCCTGATCATCAGGACCATAACGTCTGTCCATCTCGAGACGAAAAGGTCAAAAGACGAGGAATGTGGAATCTTGCGAACGTTGAAAACGAGTGTGATCAGCCCAAAGAGCCGGAATGGAAGGATGGAAGAGAAAACTCACATTCCTTAGTATTTTAGCGTACGGTACCGGCGATCTCAAAGGGCAGATGTTTAAGCCCTGAGGCTAGTGCACGCCAAGGGCTGAGGTACATGGCCGCTTTGGGCCGCAGCCGCGAGCAAAAATAGATTTTCACTCGTTTTCCCTGATTTTCCCTGATTTTCCCCGATGTTTACGATTTTGGTTGATATTGGTTgatttttcatttttgattTAATCATTTTTAATCATTTTTAATCAAATTTTAATTCTTTTAATCCTTTTAATCCTTTTTAATAACTTGTTAATCATTTTTTAAAACGTAATGTTTCACTTCTACCACTGGTTTCTTACGCAATTTGTCTGACTTTGTAGGTATTTTCTGGTTGCATCAAGCGGGTCCTGtcatttcttctcttttttttgggctttGTAAATTTCAGTAATATTACATGGTTTCCATTTTCATTTCTAAAATAGTCACCTGACTCAACCAATCATCATATACCGGTGAAACTCCACCGGAGCACATGACGTGGTTTCGTACCTGAACTGTACCTGAATCCTGtactgtacggagtactgcaGAGCGAATGCAGTATATGAGCACACCATTACCACGCTAACCTTGGCAAAGACCCCGCTTAAGGCCCTTTCCTTATCAACAAGACTCAACACTTAGCCCCGATCGTCCTAAACATACTAACCCAATGCATCTCGACCTTCCCATTCATCCATCCACATATTGGTGTGGGATGTGATACCAATAATTTCGCCTTTGCTATTCGCTGTTCACCTtgcgatttttttttttttttttttctttttttgatCCCTCTCATCTTCGGGTTGCTTATCACTCTCACTTGCTCACTATCGCTTACTTGTTGAATTTAGACGCCTCTCGTTTTTGATCATGGTTTTTGGAATAGGACTGGTTGTCAATGCGGTCCTTGTGGCCATCCCAATTGGGGGAACCGTTGGAGCTCTCATGGGCCTTGACGCCCACCGAGCCGCTACGGGTCAGAAGCCTCTATTCACCGGGGGGGACAACAACGATAGCGGCGACATCGGTACCGGCGGCGGCAGCACTGGCGGTGGTGGCAGTGGTGGCGGTCATAACACTGTCACGAATAACGGCGTGGAGAACACCAGGTATTGCGATCTGTCTTGGGGAATCAACCCACCGTCGAAAACCGAACAATTCACTCGTAGGTACCCTCAAACCTACCAGCCCGGGAGCTGCTGATTCTTGAACAACGATTGACCAAACCTACAGTGAATCCCAATCAATGGGGTGTGACAAAAGATTCGACAGGAAATGGGCTATGTATGAATGTATGTATTGAACCCACCCATCCAAAATTTTACCAAGAGCGTACTAATGCAGCATCTTGACTTAGATCACAACGTTGGTCAACCAGACCTATGCCGCCCAGACTGCTCCCGAATTCTCCGTCACCTGGCAATTTGACCCTGGCCCGGAGACTTCACCTGTCCACGGATACCCGAATATTCGTGTCGACGATGTGTTGCCAAAGAAGATGGATCAGATCTCGGAATTGTACCTTGACCTGAGTTGGACATATGGAGTGGGTGACACGGTCGCCGCGTCAACAGATGTAACAGCGTTGAGCAAGGAAAATCTTGCTACAAACGTCGCTATTGATATGTTCTTGGACGCCGATGCCGACAATGCCAAGAATGGGACTCAGGCGAAATTCGAGGTCATGGTTTGGTTCTGGATGTCCAGCGTGGAGGCCCAGCCCCATGGATGGGGGAACCCAGTAATGAACAGGACCTTGGAAGGAACGGAATTGTGAGTTGAAGTTCAACTTGTACCTGACATATCCCACCATACGCTGACATTTATTCTCACTAGCAAACTTTACGCTGGCCAAAATGACAACAAGCAGTACGTTCTGTCCTGGGTTCCGGAAGGGGCCATCGAGAAGTTCACTGGAGACATCTATCCTCTCATCACCGATCTGTACAACTTTGGAGGAAGTGACTACCCGGCCAGAGATGACTACCTTGGCAGTCTCAGTTTCGGAACAGAAGTATACTCGGTGAACAGCAATGTCACCTTCTGGGCCGAGAAGTACAAGATCGACATCAAGAGTTGAGGAAGGGGTATATAATGTATGATTATGAGCATTTACTTTGCGGCTTTTTCCATTTTATATCGATACACATCCAGCGTTACATAT
Protein-coding sequences here:
- a CDS encoding Glycoside hydrolase, family 12 — encoded protein: MVFGIGLVVNAVLVAIPIGGTVGALMGLDAHRAATGQKPLFTGGDNNDSGDIGTGGGSTGGGGSGGGHNTVTNNGVENTRYCDLSWGINPPSKTEQFTLNPNQWGVTKDSTGNGLCMNITTLVNQTYAAQTAPEFSVTWQFDPGPETSPVHGYPNIRVDDVLPKKMDQISELYLDLSWTYGVGDTVAASTDVTALSKENLATNVAIDMFLDADADNAKNGTQAKFEVMVWFWMSSVEAQPHGWGNPVMNRTLEGTEFKLYAGQNDNKQYVLSWVPEGAIEKFTGDIYPLITDLYNFGGSDYPARDDYLGSLSFGTEVYSVNSNVTFWAEKYKIDIKS
- a CDS encoding Glycosyl transferase, putative, translated to MSGHSDSFNNSPWDSRTPYDSRSASPTLYQNHGVQASHQSLAPLVSSPAPPSFEKDWVKSGSIARIHDRDDAETWKGWKRWVFFLVPFLTLANTGIYLFYLGLRIACIILAQNDAHVSYAGAWVFVAIEIAVSIPSLMHNCWTMMALKKRGRAKLRLTGVECPTVDVFITCCGEDDEVVLDTVRGACDQDYPRDQMRVIILDDAHSLTLEAACNQLALNHPNVIYMAREKIPGKPHHFKAGNLNYGLDQTNLLPGGAGQFMAALDADMIPEQDWLRAILPHLLVDPKMALACPPQLFYNTPASDPLAQSLDFFVHVIEPIKDALGVAWCTGSGYVVRREALEEIGNFPLGSLAEDVATSTLMLGRGWKTAYIHEALQFGTVPEDFGGHLKQRTRWAIGTVDTAVKLKFCLWGDAVRQMTFAQRFSGFLYATLSVYTLLLTISLFAIPVILLWGKRLVAFATEEQLRWLIWACFAATISNRLCEMALFIPAGYHTGQRGSRYQLWMSPYIALCIVRSFFLPTWLGGQTQAFKPTGSLGSALNERDPKKSKNMFVRLRVILLNYMASFHLAFVYVTLIAVVISSYRCFNQNNGFRDIILCLITHAFWPPLTFLFICTSLWTPVSYAIDPPKMPEREELLTRDPKTGVAHPTKKSKKIAFGGQAAWFELEYTVATVATILVFVYSFIF